From Lysinibacillus sp. SGAir0095, the proteins below share one genomic window:
- a CDS encoding RNA polymerase sigma factor, translating into MKEKEMIQQIKNGDVRAFRELYDLYFDYAIRVATIIMNHQRSNATDAVQETFIRVYQNIQSYDTSRPFKAWFYRILINECNRILKRDGKILSVGEIMVETKNDGQMGEDISRFTEYESLYSAIESLEQHHRIPIVLKYLNGFKEKEIAEILNENINTIKSRLYKGKQKLKRLLQTEKGGSQNG; encoded by the coding sequence ATGAAGGAAAAAGAAATGATTCAACAGATAAAAAATGGAGACGTTCGAGCATTTCGTGAATTATATGATCTTTATTTTGATTATGCCATTAGAGTTGCAACAATTATCATGAACCATCAGCGTTCAAATGCAACAGATGCAGTACAAGAAACCTTTATTCGTGTTTATCAAAACATCCAAAGCTATGATACTAGTCGTCCATTTAAAGCATGGTTTTATCGGATTCTCATTAATGAATGTAACAGGATATTAAAACGGGATGGCAAAATCCTTAGTGTAGGTGAGATCATGGTCGAAACGAAGAATGATGGGCAAATGGGTGAGGATATCTCCCGTTTTACTGAATATGAGAGTTTGTATAGTGCCATTGAGAGTTTGGAGCAGCATCACCGGATTCCCATTGTATTGAAATATTTGAATGGCTTTAAGGAGAAGGAAATTGCAGAAATATTGAATGAAAACATCAACACGATTAAATCACGATTATATAAAGGGAAACAAAAGTTAAAACGTTTACTGCAAACGGAAAAGGGGGGAAGTCAGAATGGATGA
- a CDS encoding homoserine dehydrogenase, with translation MATIKAAILGFGTVGQGIYHILNEKREELRDKLGLEIEVAKILVRDTTKERVPGTAHLLTDSIDDCLSVKGIQVVFEAIVNEEPAFGYLKKAVENKCHVITANKVMFAKRGLELQELAKQNGVFVGYEATTAGGVPVIKTMKNILLVNDVLRIQGVLNGTTNYILTKMRAEGWSFEEALKEAQILGYAEADPYNDISGQDAFKKLMILSSLAFGDQPNWADVEVIGIDTISAEQVANSIEKGLRYRHVAEVVKYPDGTLFAKVAPMLVDKEHPLYPIDDVFNAVTMETNYIGTLTLVGPGAGMYPTASVMVEDYAEIIGKRAGFVVTI, from the coding sequence ATGGCAACAATCAAGGCGGCCATCTTAGGTTTTGGCACAGTAGGTCAGGGTATATATCATATTTTAAATGAAAAACGCGAAGAGCTTCGCGATAAACTAGGATTAGAAATAGAAGTTGCTAAAATTTTAGTAAGAGATACAACGAAAGAACGTGTACCAGGTACTGCACATCTATTAACAGATAGTATAGATGATTGCCTTTCAGTAAAAGGGATCCAGGTTGTATTTGAAGCCATTGTAAATGAAGAGCCTGCATTTGGTTATTTAAAAAAGGCTGTTGAAAATAAGTGTCATGTCATTACTGCCAACAAAGTGATGTTTGCTAAACGAGGACTGGAACTGCAGGAACTTGCTAAGCAAAATGGTGTATTTGTCGGATATGAAGCGACAACTGCCGGCGGTGTACCAGTGATAAAAACCATGAAAAATATTCTATTAGTAAATGATGTTTTAAGAATTCAAGGGGTTTTAAATGGTACGACAAACTATATCCTAACAAAAATGCGTGCAGAAGGCTGGTCGTTTGAAGAAGCTTTAAAAGAAGCACAAATACTTGGCTATGCAGAGGCTGATCCATATAATGATATTTCTGGTCAAGATGCATTCAAAAAGCTAATGATTCTCTCCTCACTTGCTTTTGGAGATCAACCGAATTGGGCGGATGTAGAAGTAATTGGGATTGACACGATCTCTGCTGAACAAGTAGCCAATTCGATAGAAAAAGGATTACGCTATCGCCATGTGGCAGAGGTTGTAAAATATCCGGATGGAACGCTTTTCGCAAAAGTAGCGCCAATGCTAGTGGATAAAGAACATCCACTATACCCAATTGATGATGTATTTAATGCCGTTACAATGGAAACAAACTACATTGGCACACTGACACTGGTCGGACCTGGAGCAGGTATGTACCCAACAGCAAGTGTCATGGTGGAAGACTATGCAGAAATTATCGGCAAACGTGCAGGTTTTGTCGTAACAATTTAA
- a CDS encoding DNA-binding protein codes for MYKTVAETAKDISMPEEQVLRYIYAGRIKAVHDGTQYLVNSAQFDTYHEQLERIKEEIEIWRNTPIPEDPDIKDED; via the coding sequence ATGTATAAAACTGTTGCCGAAACGGCAAAGGACATCTCAATGCCCGAGGAACAAGTGCTTCGCTACATCTATGCCGGCCGCATTAAAGCAGTGCATGATGGAACACAGTACCTCGTAAATAGTGCTCAATTTGATACGTATCATGAGCAATTAGAACGGATTAAAGAAGAAATTGAAATTTGGCGCAATACCCCTATTCCTGAAGATCCGGATATTAAGGATGAGGACTAA
- a CDS encoding DMT family transporter, translating to MNIFSYIFVLLAAMLWGTVGTTQTFLQAEVSSIAVAAVRSAIGGGVLLVIALFFRKINVKTWSWKWTILAALTIALFQSLFFTSVRFTGVALGTVVTIGSSPVFSGLVEWAIWKRKPNRIWAISTTLAIIGCILLFVNRGEASVNPIGILLALSAGLMFALYTNCSKQLAEKEETLPAVAMTFTLCALLLLPFSGNGVMWTFESQNLFPMLYMGLAATSIAYLLFLAGLEKISSSSAVTLSLAEPLTAALLGVFLVGEYLSPTSWMGVVLLLGGIIVLTVGSRKSGKH from the coding sequence ATGAATATATTTTCATACATATTTGTTTTACTAGCGGCAATGCTTTGGGGAACCGTTGGAACAACACAAACCTTTCTGCAAGCCGAGGTTTCCTCCATTGCAGTTGCAGCAGTCCGCTCGGCTATCGGGGGAGGGGTACTACTCGTTATTGCCTTATTCTTTCGGAAAATCAATGTTAAAACGTGGTCGTGGAAGTGGACAATTCTAGCAGCCTTAACGATTGCATTATTCCAATCGTTATTTTTCACCTCTGTACGCTTTACAGGGGTAGCTTTAGGAACGGTTGTAACAATCGGTAGCTCCCCAGTTTTTTCAGGTTTAGTAGAGTGGGCAATATGGAAAAGGAAGCCGAATCGAATTTGGGCAATATCTACAACGCTTGCCATTATTGGATGTATTTTATTATTTGTAAATCGAGGAGAAGCTTCAGTTAACCCAATCGGCATTCTTCTTGCATTAAGTGCGGGTCTCATGTTCGCGTTATATACGAACTGCAGCAAGCAATTAGCGGAGAAAGAAGAAACCCTGCCAGCCGTTGCAATGACATTCACATTGTGTGCACTTTTACTGCTGCCGTTTTCAGGTAATGGTGTTATGTGGACATTTGAAAGCCAAAACTTGTTCCCGATGCTTTATATGGGATTAGCCGCAACAAGTATAGCCTATCTTTTATTCTTAGCAGGTTTAGAGAAAATTTCTTCATCCTCCGCGGTGACATTGTCTTTAGCTGAACCTTTAACAGCCGCATTATTAGGTGTGTTTTTAGTAGGAGAATATTTGAGCCCGACATCTTGGATGGGCGTCGTGCTGTTACTGGGTGGAATTATTGTGTTGACGGTGGGCAGTCGAAAGAGCGGAAAACACTAA
- a CDS encoding MarR family winged helix-turn-helix transcriptional regulator, translating to MTNYLENQLCFLLYVTSKEIIRKYTKLLKPYDLTYTGFITMLAIEEEEQLMVKELGSRLFLDSGTLTPLLKKLEEKNYITRERSIQDERQMMVSLTAHGREVRQKLPCISEQISLDMQLTQEQFDQIKGILKSFLKNDFQ from the coding sequence ATGACCAACTACCTAGAAAATCAATTATGCTTCCTGCTATATGTCACGTCGAAAGAAATTATACGCAAATATACAAAGTTGTTAAAACCATACGACCTTACCTATACAGGCTTTATTACAATGCTCGCAATAGAAGAAGAAGAGCAACTGATGGTGAAGGAATTAGGCAGCCGACTATTTTTAGATTCCGGTACATTGACACCTTTATTGAAGAAATTAGAGGAAAAAAATTATATTACGCGAGAACGCTCTATACAAGATGAGCGTCAAATGATGGTTTCATTAACAGCACATGGTCGAGAAGTCCGTCAGAAGCTTCCTTGTATTTCTGAACAAATTTCACTAGACATGCAATTAACACAGGAACAATTTGATCAAATTAAAGGCATATTGAAATCATTCTTAAAAAATGATTTCCAATAA
- a CDS encoding Ohr family peroxiredoxin has protein sequence MKTLFTTKMINVGGRKGESYSEDHSLSLKIAPPGSNVADATNPEQLFAAGYSACFNSALDLIKRKEKITGESTITATVNLVEKAPFDYVLDVVLEGHIEGLSLEETQKLLQLTHTVCPYSKATQGNIEVKIIAV, from the coding sequence ATGAAAACATTATTTACTACGAAAATGATTAATGTAGGCGGACGCAAAGGAGAATCATATTCTGAGGACCATTCTTTATCGTTAAAAATAGCTCCACCAGGCTCCAATGTAGCTGATGCAACAAATCCTGAGCAGTTATTTGCAGCAGGTTACAGTGCATGCTTTAATAGTGCATTAGATCTTATAAAACGCAAAGAAAAAATAACAGGAGAGTCGACTATTACAGCGACTGTTAATCTAGTGGAAAAAGCTCCATTTGATTATGTATTAGATGTAGTTCTAGAGGGGCATATTGAAGGGCTTTCACTAGAGGAAACACAAAAATTATTACAATTAACACATACAGTTTGTCCTTATTCAAAAGCTACACAGGGTAATATTGAAGTTAAGATTATAGCTGTTTAA
- a CDS encoding glutathione peroxidase, which yields MSIYNYLVKKPNGEILSMETYRNKVLLIVNSANHCEFTYQYEDLQKLYEKYAQQGVQVLSFPCNQFGAQNPEDGQTTATQCKLQFGVSYPVFDKINVNGDSTHPLFNYLKHEVDCPTFKRETMQQKMMYKSIQENYPEYLIGRNIRWNFTKFLVNQKGQVIKRFEPYDSFLDIEQAIEVLL from the coding sequence ATGAGCATTTATAATTACTTAGTGAAAAAACCAAATGGGGAAATTTTATCGATGGAAACGTATCGAAACAAAGTACTGCTTATCGTTAATTCAGCGAACCATTGTGAGTTTACATACCAATATGAGGACTTACAAAAGCTATATGAAAAATATGCACAGCAAGGTGTTCAGGTTCTCTCGTTTCCATGTAACCAATTCGGAGCGCAAAATCCGGAAGATGGACAGACAACTGCGACCCAATGCAAGCTTCAATTTGGAGTATCATATCCTGTATTCGACAAAATTAACGTCAACGGAGATAGTACCCACCCATTATTCAATTACTTAAAGCACGAGGTTGATTGCCCAACATTTAAGCGTGAAACAATGCAGCAAAAAATGATGTATAAAAGCATTCAAGAAAACTATCCAGAGTATCTTATTGGTCGCAATATTCGATGGAATTTCACGAAATTTCTAGTCAATCAAAAGGGACAAGTCATAAAACGTTTTGAGCCATATGATTCATTTTTAGATATTGAACAGGCAATAGAAGTGTTATTATAA
- a CDS encoding response regulator transcription factor — translation MEKLTVLVTDDDKDIRDGIEIYLKNEGYNVLKAADGSEALKLLEENEVHLIILDIMMPTMDGITATFKIRTERNIPIIMLSAKAEETDKIHGLSVGADDYITKPFHPMELLARVKSQLRRYVQLGTYYGNAQQNSKIEVNGLSIDFDAKEVRLDGELVKLTPIEYKITELLLKNAGRVFSINEIYELVWKEEAYNAENVVAVHIRKIREKIEADPKNPRYLKVVWGIGYKIEK, via the coding sequence GTGGAGAAACTAACCGTGCTCGTCACAGATGATGACAAAGACATTCGTGATGGGATAGAGATTTATTTGAAAAATGAAGGCTATAACGTACTAAAAGCTGCGGATGGATCTGAAGCCTTGAAGCTGCTGGAAGAAAATGAAGTTCATTTAATCATCCTGGATATTATGATGCCTACTATGGATGGAATTACAGCTACTTTTAAAATTCGCACAGAGCGCAATATTCCCATCATCATGTTAAGTGCGAAGGCGGAAGAGACAGATAAAATTCATGGGTTATCAGTAGGAGCAGATGACTACATTACCAAGCCATTCCATCCAATGGAGTTGCTTGCCCGTGTGAAGTCGCAATTGAGACGTTATGTGCAATTGGGGACTTATTACGGGAATGCACAGCAAAATTCGAAAATAGAGGTAAATGGTTTATCGATCGATTTTGATGCAAAAGAGGTACGCTTAGATGGCGAATTGGTGAAATTAACACCGATCGAGTACAAGATTACGGAGCTATTATTAAAAAATGCGGGGCGTGTCTTTTCGATTAACGAGATTTATGAGCTTGTATGGAAGGAAGAGGCTTATAATGCGGAAAACGTGGTGGCAGTTCACATACGAAAAATCCGGGAAAAAATCGAAGCAGACCCCAAAAATCCAAGATACTTAAAGGTTGTGTGGGGAATTGGATACAAAATTGAAAAATAA
- a CDS encoding HAMP domain-containing sensor histidine kinase has product MKSKNKLLLILFLITWSALAVVTFINHSHNYLFKSYFESDYFQSSRDGFIEGLGKYVLAPFDAEKAKEQINVTQEEIENYRNYYGSLSEQVENIRSQYIDEITNAEQAEDTQLKEHLVAERDAKIADITKNFESDEYVEEKIRKQKEQMIDSYANQQAKYRNEFLREYKFFAFNLVNVDTEEKFESGQQQKTTIYSEKFGEDNLTLTVDSSVSIDTYGEDYNHVQQTLIQPFEIQGEVTQFEGTISVPKTMAKDLNHSTGSEYKSFEVAKYFFYIVWLTGIVAIIGLFSFAKPSKEVFRGELERLHEIYARIPVDVQIVLILIGVMVSFAAADSLGYTIINSYRYTSNLSSLTDFLVFFLVLFGSITAIIMGSIWTWDSIKTEEKMKKQVSQAMLYRLADGMKDLFLNRSVGMQAVGVLTIAFLTGIGFIGAAVQGQELVPIFMLLFFFIALPAFLVFLRHMGYLNRIMKQTQEMAEGRLTSEIKVKGKSIFSKHAANLNDLREGVKTSMSEQAKSERLKTELITNVGHDLRTPLTSIITYTDLLKNPNLTEDERKQYIDVLDKKSARLKTLIEDLFEVSKMASGNIEVTKQRLDLTQLLKQSIGEHEEEFAKSNFELRVSMPEQPLFAYVDGQKMWRVIDNLIVNALKYSLEGTRIYITLKHIGSAAEFTVKNVSKYELNENVEELTERFKRADASRHTDGSGLGLAIAQSIVDIHNGRLSIDLDGDLFKVTVSVPAEY; this is encoded by the coding sequence ATGAAGTCAAAAAATAAATTACTCCTCATACTTTTTCTTATAACTTGGTCAGCGTTAGCAGTCGTTACATTTATAAATCATTCACATAATTATTTATTTAAATCGTACTTTGAATCCGATTATTTTCAGTCTTCAAGAGATGGCTTTATTGAAGGATTAGGGAAGTATGTTTTAGCTCCATTTGATGCTGAAAAAGCAAAAGAGCAAATCAATGTAACACAAGAAGAGATTGAAAACTACCGAAATTATTATGGAAGTCTTTCGGAACAGGTAGAGAATATTCGCTCACAATACATTGATGAGATTACGAATGCAGAACAAGCAGAAGATACACAGTTAAAGGAACACCTCGTTGCGGAAAGAGATGCAAAAATAGCGGACATTACGAAGAATTTTGAAAGCGATGAATATGTTGAAGAGAAAATTCGTAAACAAAAAGAACAAATGATTGATTCTTATGCTAATCAACAGGCTAAGTATCGAAATGAATTTTTGAGAGAATACAAATTCTTCGCTTTTAACTTAGTCAATGTAGATACAGAAGAAAAATTTGAAAGTGGACAACAACAAAAAACAACTATTTATTCAGAAAAATTTGGGGAAGATAATTTAACTCTCACAGTAGATAGTTCAGTTTCTATTGATACGTATGGAGAGGATTATAATCATGTGCAGCAAACGCTCATTCAACCCTTCGAGATACAAGGTGAAGTAACGCAATTTGAAGGAACAATTAGTGTACCAAAGACAATGGCGAAGGATTTAAATCATTCTACTGGTTCAGAATATAAGTCATTTGAAGTGGCAAAATACTTCTTCTATATCGTATGGCTAACAGGTATAGTAGCGATCATTGGATTGTTTAGTTTTGCTAAGCCTTCTAAAGAAGTGTTTAGAGGGGAATTGGAAAGGTTACATGAGATTTATGCAAGAATCCCGGTTGATGTTCAAATTGTACTGATTCTTATTGGGGTGATGGTATCTTTTGCTGCAGCAGATAGCCTTGGATATACTATCATAAATTCATATCGTTATACATCGAACCTATCTAGCCTAACAGATTTTCTGGTGTTTTTCTTAGTATTGTTCGGATCGATAACAGCGATCATTATGGGCTCTATTTGGACTTGGGATTCCATTAAAACAGAAGAAAAAATGAAGAAGCAAGTGAGTCAAGCAATGCTGTATCGTTTAGCAGATGGGATGAAGGATTTATTTTTAAACCGTTCTGTTGGTATGCAGGCAGTTGGCGTTCTAACTATTGCATTCCTTACGGGGATAGGCTTTATCGGAGCAGCCGTACAAGGCCAAGAATTAGTCCCAATTTTTATGCTGTTATTTTTCTTCATCGCTTTACCAGCCTTCCTTGTGTTCCTGCGACATATGGGCTACCTCAATCGTATTATGAAACAAACACAAGAAATGGCTGAAGGGCGATTAACCTCTGAAATTAAAGTTAAGGGGAAGTCAATTTTTTCTAAGCATGCAGCCAACTTAAATGACCTTCGTGAAGGTGTTAAAACTTCTATGTCTGAACAGGCAAAGAGTGAGCGATTGAAAACAGAACTGATTACAAATGTAGGTCATGATCTACGAACTCCCTTAACGTCAATTATCACATATACAGATTTGTTGAAAAATCCAAATCTGACAGAGGATGAACGTAAACAATACATTGACGTCCTAGATAAAAAATCAGCACGTTTAAAAACGTTAATTGAAGATTTATTTGAAGTATCCAAAATGGCAAGCGGCAATATCGAGGTGACGAAGCAACGTTTAGATTTAACTCAACTATTGAAGCAATCGATTGGCGAACATGAGGAAGAATTTGCAAAGTCCAATTTTGAATTGCGAGTTTCAATGCCTGAACAGCCTCTATTTGCTTATGTAGATGGCCAAAAGATGTGGCGTGTGATCGATAATCTGATTGTGAATGCACTGAAATACTCATTAGAAGGTACAAGAATTTACATTACATTAAAGCATATAGGTTCAGCGGCAGAATTTACGGTGAAAAATGTTTCAAAATATGAGCTTAATGAAAATGTTGAGGAACTTACAGAACGCTTCAAGCGCGCGGATGCTTCTCGACACACAGATGGCTCAGGTTTAGGCCTGGCCATTGCACAATCAATTGTGGACATTCACAATGGGCGCTTAAGCATCGATTTAGATGGCGACCTATTTAAAGTAACAGTATCCGTCCCAGCTGAATATTAA